From the Vibrio alginolyticus NBRC 15630 = ATCC 17749 genome, one window contains:
- the coaA gene encoding type I pantothenate kinase — MSPFLSFDRANWAELRNSVPMTLSEDDLTALQGINENLTMEEAVEIYLPLSRLLNLYVQARQSRNSVLQQFLNTEEHAPPFVIGIAGSVAVGKSTTARILTALLSRWENHPKVSLVTTDGFLYPKKVLEERGIMHRKGFPESYDIKRLVEFMSDVKAGKPDLEVPIYSHITYDITDELRKVDRPDVLIIEGLNVLQSGMDYPHDPHRVFVSDFLDFSIYVDAETETIEHWYVERFLKFRQGAFTKPGSYFSHYTQLSVDDAKKKAKQIWHDINGLNLELNILPTRERAHLILHKGVNHLVDKVSLRK; from the coding sequence ATGAGTCCATTTTTGTCATTTGACCGTGCAAATTGGGCCGAGTTAAGAAACTCTGTACCGATGACACTTTCTGAAGACGACTTGACTGCGCTTCAGGGCATTAATGAAAACCTAACCATGGAGGAAGCGGTAGAGATCTACCTTCCTTTGTCTCGTCTTTTGAATCTGTATGTCCAGGCTCGTCAAAGCCGCAATTCCGTATTACAACAATTCTTAAATACAGAGGAACATGCTCCCCCTTTCGTAATTGGTATCGCTGGCAGTGTTGCTGTAGGCAAAAGTACGACTGCTCGTATTCTAACGGCATTGCTTTCTCGTTGGGAGAATCATCCCAAAGTGTCCTTGGTTACAACAGATGGCTTCCTATATCCGAAAAAAGTACTAGAAGAACGCGGTATCATGCATCGTAAAGGCTTCCCAGAATCCTATGATATCAAGCGCTTAGTCGAGTTCATGTCTGACGTAAAGGCAGGAAAGCCCGATCTTGAAGTACCCATCTACTCTCACATCACGTATGACATTACTGATGAACTAAGAAAAGTGGATAGACCGGATGTTCTTATTATTGAAGGTTTAAACGTTCTGCAAAGTGGAATGGACTATCCACATGACCCGCATCGTGTCTTCGTCTCTGACTTTTTAGATTTTTCAATTTATGTCGATGCAGAAACAGAGACCATTGAACATTGGTATGTAGAACGCTTTTTAAAGTTTCGCCAAGGGGCCTTTACGAAACCAGGCTCTTATTTTAGCCACTACACACAACTCTCTGTCGATGACGCAAAGAAAAAAGCGAAGCAAATTTGGCATGATATTAATGGGCTCAATTTAGAATTGAATATTCTTCCAACTCGTGAGAGAGCCCACTTGATTCTACACAAAGGCGTTAACCACTTAGTTGATAAAGTCTCGTTGCGAAAGTAA
- the murB gene encoding UDP-N-acetylmuramate dehydrogenase translates to MQIKTNASLKAYHTFGIEQSCSYLAIVESLEDVIELFQNPRFTHLPKLFLGKGSNVLFTEHFEGLVIVNRIMGKEVTETDEHYLLHIAGGEDWPELVSWCVNQGIGGIENLALIPGCAGSAPIQNIGAYGLELKDICDYVDVLDLTTFENKRMHAQDCEFAYRDSIFKHALHGKCFITALGLKLAKQWQPINQYGPLQSIPEEQLSPASIFERVCQVRKAKLPDPTKIGNAGSFFKNPVITQDHYDRLTKKYPNVVAYPAFGGMKIAAGWLIDQCGLKGKSVHGAQVNPMQALVLTNMDNCSADDIVALASLVKQTVWDKYQIILEHEVRFLNRTGETNLTQIEASR, encoded by the coding sequence ATGCAAATTAAAACAAATGCGAGCCTAAAGGCTTACCATACTTTTGGAATTGAACAATCGTGTTCCTATTTAGCTATCGTTGAGTCGCTCGAAGATGTTATTGAGCTATTTCAAAACCCAAGATTCACCCATTTACCGAAACTTTTTTTAGGTAAAGGAAGTAATGTTCTTTTTACAGAACATTTTGAGGGATTAGTGATTGTTAATCGAATCATGGGTAAAGAAGTCACGGAAACGGATGAGCACTACCTATTACATATTGCCGGTGGTGAAGATTGGCCTGAATTGGTTTCCTGGTGTGTGAATCAGGGGATCGGTGGGATCGAGAACTTAGCTTTGATTCCAGGTTGTGCTGGCTCGGCTCCTATTCAGAACATTGGTGCGTATGGCCTAGAGCTAAAAGACATCTGTGATTATGTAGATGTTCTTGACCTAACTACGTTTGAAAACAAAAGAATGCACGCCCAAGACTGTGAGTTTGCCTATAGGGATTCCATATTTAAACATGCGTTGCACGGAAAGTGCTTTATCACCGCATTAGGGCTTAAGTTGGCGAAGCAATGGCAGCCGATTAACCAGTACGGCCCTTTACAAAGTATCCCAGAAGAACAACTCAGCCCTGCTTCTATCTTCGAACGAGTATGCCAAGTGCGAAAGGCAAAACTACCAGATCCAACCAAGATAGGTAACGCAGGTAGTTTCTTTAAAAACCCAGTGATCACGCAAGATCACTATGATCGACTCACAAAAAAATACCCTAACGTAGTGGCCTACCCAGCTTTTGGAGGAATGAAAATTGCTGCTGGTTGGCTTATCGATCAGTGTGGATTAAAAGGGAAGTCTGTACACGGTGCGCAGGTCAACCCTATGCAAGCTTTGGTTTTGACCAACATGGATAATTGTAGTGCAGATGACATTGTCGCGCTTGCTTCTTTAGTGAAGCAGACAGTATGGGACAAATACCAAATCATACTTGAGCATGAAGTACGCTTTCTCAATCGTACCGGGGAGACGAATTTGACTCAGATCGAGGCATCTAGATGA
- the birA gene encoding bifunctional biotin--[acetyl-CoA-carboxylase] ligase/biotin operon repressor BirA, whose protein sequence is MRKDHSTKLHILRLLSDGEFHSGEALGDDLNVSRAAIAKHIKGLSEWGIDIYRVQGRGYQLASPLQLLDETLLTTSSESLVELVPVIDSTNQYLLDRVADSEKGRVCIAEYQAQGRGRRGRQWVSPFGSNLYLSMYWRLDAGMAAAMGLSLVIGIAAVEALEEVGMQGVKLKWPNDLYYQDKKLAGILVEMSGQAGGAAHLVIGMGLNIGMPDDQPEIDQPWTTLNQVNQSLKIDRNVLAMTLIKHWNSALVEYEMKGLTGFIERWNRLDNFLNRQVKLLIGPREVYGVVRGIDHQGGILIETSQGLETYIGGEISLRKSD, encoded by the coding sequence ATGAGAAAAGATCACTCTACGAAACTTCATATTTTAAGGTTATTAAGTGATGGAGAGTTTCATTCAGGAGAAGCGTTGGGCGACGATCTTAATGTTTCTAGAGCGGCAATCGCTAAGCACATTAAAGGTCTTAGTGAATGGGGTATTGATATTTATCGAGTGCAAGGGCGCGGTTACCAATTAGCCTCACCATTGCAGTTGTTAGACGAGACTCTCCTTACCACTAGCTCGGAGTCACTTGTTGAACTCGTCCCTGTGATTGACTCAACGAATCAATATTTGCTCGACAGAGTCGCGGATTCGGAAAAGGGCCGTGTTTGTATTGCTGAATATCAAGCACAAGGGCGTGGTCGCCGCGGTAGACAATGGGTCTCACCGTTTGGCTCTAACTTGTATCTCTCTATGTATTGGCGACTGGATGCAGGAATGGCTGCGGCAATGGGCTTGAGCTTGGTGATTGGGATTGCCGCAGTGGAAGCTTTGGAAGAAGTAGGCATGCAAGGTGTTAAACTCAAGTGGCCGAATGACTTGTATTATCAAGATAAAAAACTGGCCGGAATCTTGGTTGAAATGTCGGGTCAGGCCGGTGGGGCTGCTCATCTAGTGATTGGGATGGGCCTGAATATTGGAATGCCTGACGACCAGCCTGAGATTGACCAGCCATGGACCACGTTGAACCAAGTAAATCAGAGTCTCAAGATCGATAGAAATGTTCTAGCAATGACACTTATCAAGCATTGGAATTCCGCACTTGTCGAATATGAAATGAAAGGACTTACTGGCTTTATCGAACGTTGGAATCGGTTAGACAATTTCCTTAATCGTCAGGTCAAACTGCTTATTGGTCCTAGAGAGGTATATGGCGTCGTTCGAGGCATCGATCATCAAGGTGGAATATTAATCGAAACCTCCCAAGGACTAGAGACTTATATTGGTGGTGAAATCTCGTTGCGTAAAAGTGACTAA
- a CDS encoding GNAT family N-acetyltransferase, with product MLNPIKLPLIKKLYKAYYPAGRAKKDELIITASHKGEIIALLRLKSVDKVRLLTGMLVIPKVRGTGIGKKLLTHCKNNVFTDGDYCFAFTHLESYYSKHGFTTIDCSELPHPLKMAFQRYVDSGKDLIPMQFISSTTSKRVLL from the coding sequence GTGTTAAATCCCATCAAGCTCCCCCTCATTAAGAAACTATACAAAGCGTATTACCCTGCGGGTCGAGCCAAAAAGGATGAATTGATCATTACAGCAAGCCATAAGGGTGAAATCATTGCGTTACTACGTTTAAAAAGTGTAGATAAAGTTCGTCTGTTGACAGGAATGTTGGTCATTCCGAAAGTTAGGGGAACAGGGATTGGAAAAAAACTACTAACTCATTGTAAAAACAATGTTTTCACTGATGGCGATTATTGCTTCGCGTTTACACATCTCGAATCCTATTATTCCAAGCATGGATTCACAACAATTGATTGCTCTGAGTTACCACACCCGCTAAAAATGGCATTTCAACGTTACGTAGATAGCGGTAAAGATCTCATTCCAATGCAATTCATCTCTTCAACGACATCAAAACGCGTGCTTTTGTAG
- the pssA gene encoding CDP-diacylglycerol--serine O-phosphatidyltransferase, producing MIVSRNPFEQLPSLAVNPEDFDVLYSAESFRTRLLDAISKATSRIYLVALYLEDDEAGREILTALYEAKQRNPGLDINICVDWHRAQRGLIGAETSEGNSALYKAYASKYLHPIPVYGIPVRGREVFGVLHLKGFIVDDTVIYSGASLNNVYLHYHERYRFDRYHVIRHEPLANSMVQFIQEEMIAHPAVNDLAGKDKPETKEIKSAIRQLRASLAQANYKFEDQAATEESVKVTPLVGLGKRRNLLNQQIVKLLAAAQDEIFICTPYFNFPKALHREVKRAMKRGVKVTIVVGDKTANDFYIAPEEDFKTIGGLPYLYEVNLRRFAKANEANIAARKLSIHLWKHDNNSFHLKGIWVDKRYMLLTGNNLNPRAWSLDLENGLLIQDNYAKLTEKFEDEVSRILEHTHLICTYKQLEKVEDYPIGVQRLVRKITRLKADGVLKRIL from the coding sequence ATGATAGTAAGTAGGAATCCATTCGAACAGTTGCCAAGTCTCGCTGTCAATCCGGAAGACTTTGATGTTCTGTATTCAGCAGAATCATTCAGAACCCGTCTTTTAGATGCGATCAGCAAAGCAACGTCGCGAATTTACCTAGTCGCTCTATATCTGGAAGATGATGAAGCTGGACGTGAAATTCTCACTGCGCTTTATGAAGCGAAACAGCGCAATCCTGGGTTGGACATCAATATCTGTGTCGACTGGCATCGAGCGCAGCGTGGCCTGATTGGTGCGGAGACATCTGAGGGTAATTCAGCGCTTTACAAAGCATATGCCAGTAAGTACCTACACCCAATCCCTGTCTATGGCATACCAGTGCGTGGCAGAGAAGTTTTTGGGGTACTGCATTTAAAAGGCTTCATTGTCGATGATACTGTTATCTACAGTGGGGCGAGCTTAAATAACGTTTATCTCCATTATCATGAACGTTATCGATTTGATCGTTACCATGTGATTCGACATGAACCTTTAGCGAATTCAATGGTGCAATTCATTCAGGAAGAAATGATTGCTCACCCTGCCGTTAATGATCTTGCAGGAAAAGATAAGCCAGAAACCAAAGAAATAAAGTCGGCGATTCGCCAACTGAGGGCTTCTCTTGCTCAAGCCAACTATAAGTTTGAAGACCAAGCTGCAACAGAAGAAAGCGTAAAAGTCACTCCGTTAGTTGGGCTAGGCAAACGCCGTAATCTGCTCAATCAACAGATTGTAAAGTTATTGGCAGCAGCCCAAGACGAAATTTTCATTTGTACGCCTTACTTTAACTTCCCTAAAGCACTTCATCGTGAAGTGAAACGAGCCATGAAGCGTGGTGTGAAAGTAACTATTGTTGTGGGTGATAAAACCGCCAACGACTTTTACATTGCACCCGAGGAAGATTTTAAAACCATTGGCGGACTTCCATATCTTTACGAAGTGAATTTGCGTCGCTTTGCGAAAGCCAATGAAGCGAATATCGCCGCACGTAAATTGTCAATTCACCTATGGAAGCATGACAATAACAGCTTCCACCTTAAGGGTATTTGGGTTGATAAACGCTATATGCTACTTACTGGGAATAACCTAAACCCACGTGCTTGGTCACTCGACCTAGAAAATGGGCTACTCATACAAGACAATTATGCGAAGCTCACTGAGAAGTTTGAAGACGAAGTTTCGCGTATTCTTGAGCATACTCACCTTATCTGTACTTATAAGCAATTAGAGAAAGTAGAAGACTATCCTATAGGGGTACAGCGACTGGTCAGAAAAATTACCCGCCTAAAGGCAGATGGTGTTTTAAAACGTATTCTTTAG